Proteins encoded in a region of the Planctomycetaceae bacterium genome:
- a CDS encoding 2-isopropylmalate synthase: protein MSTEEKIIVFDTTLRDGEQAAGTRLGVREKLELATQLARLGVDVIEAGFPISSPLDFEAVQLIAQEVTGPTICGLSRAVDKDIDSAGAALKKAKKSRIHTGLGISDIHIASKFKDDKYGKTLEEKKAKAIEMGVKAVKRAKQYTDDVEFYCEDSGRADKDYLYKMVEAVIAAGATTVNIPDTTGYAIPEQWGMLIAGIINNVPNSKKAIFSVHCHDDLGMSVANTLAGVAHGARQIECTINGVGERAGNASLEESVMAIRTRKDFFKCDTGINSKELYKTSRMVSEMLGIFVPANKSIVGANAFAHSSGIHVDGFLKNPLTYEIMRPEDVGQPKSAVVLTARTGRHGLKHRLAELGYEVSDAELETLYQRFLNIADKKTEVFDEDIAALVGDERRTTEQVYELQYLHVACGTGTLPTASVKMKVNGKADVVTAAACGDGPVDAAYEAIRIATGQSPKVDLYSIKAVTGGKEALGEATVKVIDNEGIRFTGRGVSTDIIEASAKAFVDALNRMVSKK, encoded by the coding sequence ATGTCTACTGAAGAAAAGATAATAGTATTCGATACAACGTTAAGAGACGGCGAACAGGCGGCTGGCACGAGGCTCGGTGTGCGCGAAAAATTAGAACTCGCAACCCAGCTCGCGCGGCTCGGCGTTGATGTTATCGAAGCGGGATTCCCGATTTCTTCGCCGCTGGACTTCGAGGCTGTGCAGCTTATCGCGCAGGAAGTTACCGGCCCGACGATTTGTGGGCTTTCACGCGCAGTCGATAAGGATATCGACTCGGCAGGCGCGGCACTGAAAAAAGCAAAGAAATCCAGAATACATACCGGCCTGGGCATCAGCGATATTCACATCGCAAGCAAATTCAAGGACGACAAATACGGCAAAACGCTCGAAGAGAAAAAAGCTAAAGCTATCGAAATGGGCGTTAAGGCCGTCAAACGCGCAAAGCAATATACCGACGATGTCGAGTTCTACTGCGAAGACTCCGGCAGAGCCGACAAAGATTATCTGTACAAAATGGTCGAAGCGGTCATCGCCGCCGGTGCGACAACGGTTAATATCCCCGACACTACCGGCTATGCGATTCCTGAACAGTGGGGAATGTTGATTGCCGGCATAATTAATAATGTGCCGAACTCAAAGAAAGCTATTTTCAGCGTTCACTGCCACGACGATCTCGGAATGTCGGTCGCGAATACGCTGGCAGGCGTTGCGCACGGCGCAAGACAGATTGAATGCACGATTAACGGCGTCGGCGAACGAGCCGGCAACGCATCGCTTGAAGAATCTGTAATGGCGATTAGAACCAGAAAAGATTTTTTCAAGTGCGATACGGGAATTAACTCGAAGGAACTTTACAAGACAAGCAGAATGGTTTCCGAAATGCTCGGCATTTTTGTTCCTGCGAATAAATCAATCGTCGGTGCAAACGCATTCGCGCACAGCAGCGGCATTCACGTTGACGGTTTTCTGAAAAATCCGCTGACGTATGAAATTATGCGGCCGGAAGATGTCGGTCAGCCCAAGAGCGCAGTTGTATTGACCGCGCGAACCGGAAGGCACGGCCTGAAACACAGACTCGCCGAGCTTGGATATGAAGTTTCAGATGCTGAACTTGAAACGCTGTACCAGAGATTTCTCAATATCGCGGACAAAAAGACAGAAGTCTTCGATGAAGATATCGCGGCTCTTGTCGGCGATGAAAGACGAACAACAGAGCAGGTATATGAACTTCAATATTTGCACGTCGCATGCGGAACGGGAACTCTTCCGACAGCAAGCGTGAAAATGAAAGTGAACGGTAAAGCAGATGTCGTTACCGCGGCGGCATGTGGTGACGGACCTGTCGATGCGGCCTATGAAGCGATAAGAATCGCAACGGGACAATCGCCAAAGGTTGACCTGTATTCGATTAAAGCCGTTACCGGCGGGAAAGAAGCACTCGGCGAAGCGACGGTTAAAGTAATCGACAACGAAGGAATAAGATTCACCGGCAGAGGTGTTTCTACGGATATTATAGAAGCATCGGCAAAAGCGTTCGTCGATGCGTTAAATAGAATGGTTTCAAAGAAATAG